A region of Arabidopsis thaliana chromosome 5, partial sequence DNA encodes the following proteins:
- a CDS encoding transmembrane protein, putative (DUF 3339) (Protein of unknown function (DUF 3339); FUNCTIONS IN: molecular_function unknown; INVOLVED IN: biological_process unknown; LOCATED IN: endomembrane system; CONTAINS InterPro DOMAIN/s: Protein of unknown function DUF3339 (InterPro:IPR021775); BEST Arabidopsis thaliana protein match is: unknown protein (TAIR:AT3G27030.1); Has 30201 Blast hits to 17322 proteins in 780 species: Archae - 12; Bacteria - 1396; Metazoa - 17338; Fungi - 3422; Plants - 5037; Viruses - 0; Other Eukaryotes - 2996 (source: NCBI BLink).), producing the protein MSDWGPVLVTVILFVMLTPGLLFQLPGRQKYVEFGNFQTSAVSVIVHSLLYFSLVCVFLLALKIHIYIG; encoded by the coding sequence atgtcGGATTGGGGACCGGTGCTAGTTACGGTGATACTCTTCGTGATGCTTACGCCAGGGCTTCTGTTTCAGTTGCCGGGACGACAAAAGTACGTTGAGTTTGGTAATTTTCAGACAAGCGCTGTCTCCGTTATCGTCCATTCTCTTCTCTACTTCTCCCTTGTTTGCGTCTTCCTTCTCGCACTCAAGATTCACATCTACATCGGCTAA
- the AGAL2 gene encoding alpha-galactosidase 2 (alpha-galactosidase 2 (AGAL2); FUNCTIONS IN: alpha-galactosidase activity, hydrolase activity, hydrolyzing O-glycosyl compounds, catalytic activity; INVOLVED IN: positive regulation of flower development, leaf morphogenesis; LOCATED IN: plant-type cell wall; EXPRESSED IN: 22 plant structures; EXPRESSED DURING: 13 growth stages; CONTAINS InterPro DOMAIN/s: Aldolase-type TIM barrel (InterPro:IPR013785), Glycoside hydrolase, family 27 (InterPro:IPR002241), Glycoside hydrolase, clan GH-D (InterPro:IPR000111), Glycoside hydrolase, catalytic core (InterPro:IPR017853); BEST Arabidopsis thaliana protein match is: alpha-galactosidase 1 (TAIR:AT5G08380.1); Has 30201 Blast hits to 17322 proteins in 780 species: Archae - 12; Bacteria - 1396; Metazoa - 17338; Fungi - 3422; Plants - 5037; Viruses - 0; Other Eukaryotes - 2996 (source: NCBI BLink).): MVLLSFSLRFIAFTLTITLTQIADGFQSRMLMNNGLALSPQMGWNSWNHFQCNINETLIKQTADAMVSSGLSAIGYKYINIDDCWGELKRDSQGSLVAKASTFPSGIKALSDYVHSKGLKLGIYSDAGTLTCSQTMPGSLGHEEQDAKTFASWGIDYLKYDNCENTGTSPRERYPKMSKALLNSGRSIFFSLCEWGQEDPATWAGDIGNSWRTTGDIQDNWKSMTLIADQNDRWASYARPGSWNDPDMLEVGNGGMTKEEYMSHFSIWALAKAPLLIGCDLRSMDKVTFELLSNKEVIAVNQDKLGIQGKKVKKEGDLEVWAGPLSKKRVAVILWNRGSASANITARWAEIGLNSSDIVNARDLWEHSTYSCVKKQLSALVEPHACKMYTLTRRKA; the protein is encoded by the exons ATGGTTCTTCTTAGTTTCTCCTTAAGATTCATTGCGTTCACTCTGACTATAACTCTGACTCAGATTGCTGATGGGTTTCAGAGTCGAATGTTGATGAACAATGGACTTGCTCTCTCTCCTCAAATGGG ATGGAACAGCTGGAATCATTTTCAGTGTAATATCAATGAAACCCTTATCAAACAAACCG CTGATGCAATGGTTTCAAGTGGTCTTTCTGCAATAGGTTACAAGTATATCAACATAG ATGATTGTTGGGGTGAACTCAAGAGAGATTCTCAG GGGAGTTTGGTTGCAAAAGCATCAACATTTCCTTCAGGAATCAAAGCTTTATCAGATTATGTTCATAGCAAAGGGCTAAAACTTGGGATATACTCTGATGCCGG GACTCTTACCTGCAGCCAAACCATGCCGGGATCACTCGGGCATGAAGAACAAGATGCCAAGACATTTGCCTCATGG GGGATTGATTACCTCAAGTATGATAACTGCGAAAATACAGGGACAAGTCCAAGAGAAAGATACCCTAAGATGAGTAAAGCGCTGTTAAATTCAGGAAGATCCATATTCTTCTCTCTGTGCGAATG GGGACAAGAGGATCCAGCAACTTGGGCAGGAGATATTGGCAACAGTTGGAGAACAACAGGAGATATCCAAGATAATTGGAAaag CATGACATTGATAGCGGATCAGAATGATCGATGGGCATCTTATGCAAGACCAGGATCGTGGAACG ATCCAGACATGCTTGAAGTGGGAAATGGAGGCATGACTAAGGAAGAATACATGTCGCATTTCAGCATCTGGGCATTGGCAAAA GCTCCTCTGCTGATCGGCTGCGATCTTAGATCGATGGACAAAGTTACATTTGAATTGCTTAGCAACAAAGAGGTGATTGCTGTTAATCAAG ACAAACTTGGGATCCAGGgaaagaaagtaaagaaagaaGGTGATCTTGAG GTATGGGCAGGTCCACTAAGCAAGAAACGAGTAGCGGTCATCCTATGGAACAGAGGATCAGCATCTGCAAACATCACAGCTCGATGGGCTGAGATTGGCCTCAATTCATCAGATATTGTTAATGCTCGTGACTTATGGGAG
- the AGAL1 gene encoding alpha-galactosidase 1 (alpha-galactosidase 1 (AGAL1); FUNCTIONS IN: alpha-galactosidase activity, hydrolase activity, hydrolyzing O-glycosyl compounds, catalytic activity; INVOLVED IN: carbohydrate metabolic process, metabolic process, lactose catabolic process; LOCATED IN: apoplast, cell wall, plant-type cell wall; EXPRESSED IN: 21 plant structures; EXPRESSED DURING: 13 growth stages; CONTAINS InterPro DOMAIN/s: Glycoside hydrolase, family 27 (InterPro:IPR002241), Aldolase-type TIM barrel (InterPro:IPR013785), Glycoside hydrolase, clan GH-D (InterPro:IPR000111), Glycoside hydrolase, catalytic core (InterPro:IPR017853); BEST Arabidopsis thaliana protein match is: alpha-galactosidase 2 (TAIR:AT5G08370.1); Has 1677 Blast hits to 1666 proteins in 372 species: Archae - 6; Bacteria - 673; Metazoa - 331; Fungi - 272; Plants - 227; Viruses - 0; Other Eukaryotes - 168 (source: NCBI BLink).): protein MSRRAMVIKMPILMILISSMVMTMVESSRSVNNGHDDSEILRRHLLTNGLGVTPPMGWNSWNHFSCNIDEKMIKETADALVTTGLSKLGYNYVNIDDCWAEISRDSKGSLVPKKSTFPSGIKAVADYVHSKGLKLGIYSDAGYFTCSKTMPGSLGYEEHDAKTFAEWGIDYLKYDNCNSDGSKPTVRYPVMTRALMKSGRPIFHSLCEWGDMHPALWGSPVGNSWRTTNDIKDTWLSMISIADMNEVYAEHARPGGWNDPDMLEVGNGGMTKDEYIVHFSIWAISKAPLLLGCDIRNMTKETMEIVANKEVIAINQDPHGVQAKKVRMEGDLEVWAGPLSGYRVALLLLNRGPSRTSITALWEDIEIPANSIVEARDLWEHQTLKQKFVGNLTATVDSHACKLYVLKPVA from the exons ATGTCGAGACGAGCAATGGTGATAAAGATGCCAATACTTATGATACTGATTTCATCAATGGTGATGACGATGGTCGAGTCTTCGAGATCAGTTAATAATGGTCATGACGATTCTGAGATCTTACGAAGACACTTGCTCACTAATGGCCTCGGAGTCACTCCTCCCATGGG GTGGAATAGCTGGAACCATTTTAGCTGCAACATAGATgaaaaaatgatcaaagaaactG CTGATGCTTTGGTTACCACTGGCCTCTCTAAGCTTGGCTACAACTATGTTAACATCG ATGATTGCTGGGCTGAAATTTCTCGTGACAGCAAG GGAAGTCTGGTGCCAAAGAAGTCAACTTTCCCTTCTGGAATTAAAGCGGTTGCGGATTATGTTCACAGTAAAGGCCTTAAGCTTGGGATTTACTCAGATGCCGG gtATTTCACTTGCAGTAAAACCATGCCAGGTTCTTTAGGCTACGAGGAGCATGATGCCAAGACATTTGCAGAATGG GGAATTGATTACTTGAAGTATGACAACTGCAACAGCGATGGCTCTAAACCTACTGTCAG GTATCCAGTGATGACTCGAGCTCTGATGAAATCTGGCCGCCCCATCTTTCACTCATTGTGTGAATG GGGAGATATGCATCCAGCTCTATGGGGATCTCCAGTAGGCAACAGTTGGAGAACCACTAATGACATTAAAGATACTTGGCTTAG TATGATCTCAATAGCAGACATGAATGAAGTCTACGCTGAGCATGCAAGACCTGGTGGCTGGAACG ACCCGGATATGCTTGAAGTGGGAAATGGAGGGATGACAAAAGACGAGTACATAGTCCATTTCAGCATATGGGCAATCTCAAAG GCTCCTCTTCTACTTGGTTGTGACATAAGAAACATGACCAAAGAAACAATGGAGATTGTCGCCAACAAGGAAGTCATTGCTATTAATCAAG ATCCACATGGTGTTCAGGCCAAGAAAGTTAGAATGGAAGGCGATCTCGAG GTTTGGGCAGGACCATTGTCAGGTTACAGAGTAGCTTTGCTTCTATTGAACCGTGGACCATCGCGAACTTCGATTACTGCTCTTTGGGAGGATATTGAGATCCCTGCAAATAGCATCGTTGAAGCCAGAGATCTATGGGAG CACCAGACATTGAAGCAAAAGTTTGTGGGGAACTTGACAGCAACAGTGGATTCTCATGCGTGTAAGTTGTATGTTCTCAAACCTGTTGCCTGA
- the AGAL2 gene encoding alpha-galactosidase 2 (alpha-galactosidase 2 (AGAL2); FUNCTIONS IN: alpha-galactosidase activity, hydrolase activity, hydrolyzing O-glycosyl compounds, catalytic activity; INVOLVED IN: positive regulation of flower development, leaf morphogenesis; LOCATED IN: plant-type cell wall; EXPRESSED IN: 22 plant structures; EXPRESSED DURING: 13 growth stages; CONTAINS InterPro DOMAIN/s: Aldolase-type TIM barrel (InterPro:IPR013785), Glycoside hydrolase, family 27 (InterPro:IPR002241), Glycoside hydrolase, clan GH-D (InterPro:IPR000111), Glycoside hydrolase, catalytic core (InterPro:IPR017853); BEST Arabidopsis thaliana protein match is: alpha-galactosidase 1 (TAIR:AT5G08380.1); Has 1586 Blast hits to 1573 proteins in 339 species: Archae - 4; Bacteria - 587; Metazoa - 332; Fungi - 271; Plants - 223; Viruses - 0; Other Eukaryotes - 169 (source: NCBI BLink).), protein MSRMLMNNGLALSPQMGWNSWNHFQCNINETLIKQTADAMVSSGLSAIGYKYINIDDCWGELKRDSQGSLVAKASTFPSGIKALSDYVHSKGLKLGIYSDAGTLTCSQTMPGSLGHEEQDAKTFASWGIDYLKYDNCENTGTSPRERYPKMSKALLNSGRSIFFSLCEWGQEDPATWAGDIGNSWRTTGDIQDNWKSMTLIADQNDRWASYARPGSWNDPDMLEVGNGGMTKEEYMSHFSIWALAKAPLLIGCDLRSMDKVTFELLSNKEVIAVNQDKLGIQGKKVKKEGDLEVWAGPLSKKRVAVILWNRGSASANITARWAEIGLNSSDIVNARDLWEHSTYSCVKKQLSALVEPHACKMYTLTRRKA, encoded by the exons ATG AGTCGAATGTTGATGAACAATGGACTTGCTCTCTCTCCTCAAATGGG ATGGAACAGCTGGAATCATTTTCAGTGTAATATCAATGAAACCCTTATCAAACAAACCG CTGATGCAATGGTTTCAAGTGGTCTTTCTGCAATAGGTTACAAGTATATCAACATAG ATGATTGTTGGGGTGAACTCAAGAGAGATTCTCAG GGGAGTTTGGTTGCAAAAGCATCAACATTTCCTTCAGGAATCAAAGCTTTATCAGATTATGTTCATAGCAAAGGGCTAAAACTTGGGATATACTCTGATGCCGG GACTCTTACCTGCAGCCAAACCATGCCGGGATCACTCGGGCATGAAGAACAAGATGCCAAGACATTTGCCTCATGG GGGATTGATTACCTCAAGTATGATAACTGCGAAAATACAGGGACAAGTCCAAGAGAAAGATACCCTAAGATGAGTAAAGCGCTGTTAAATTCAGGAAGATCCATATTCTTCTCTCTGTGCGAATG GGGACAAGAGGATCCAGCAACTTGGGCAGGAGATATTGGCAACAGTTGGAGAACAACAGGAGATATCCAAGATAATTGGAAaag CATGACATTGATAGCGGATCAGAATGATCGATGGGCATCTTATGCAAGACCAGGATCGTGGAACG ATCCAGACATGCTTGAAGTGGGAAATGGAGGCATGACTAAGGAAGAATACATGTCGCATTTCAGCATCTGGGCATTGGCAAAA GCTCCTCTGCTGATCGGCTGCGATCTTAGATCGATGGACAAAGTTACATTTGAATTGCTTAGCAACAAAGAGGTGATTGCTGTTAATCAAG ACAAACTTGGGATCCAGGgaaagaaagtaaagaaagaaGGTGATCTTGAG GTATGGGCAGGTCCACTAAGCAAGAAACGAGTAGCGGTCATCCTATGGAACAGAGGATCAGCATCTGCAAACATCACAGCTCGATGGGCTGAGATTGGCCTCAATTCATCAGATATTGTTAATGCTCGTGACTTATGGGAG
- the AGAL1 gene encoding alpha-galactosidase 1 produces MSRRAMVIKMPILMILISSMVMTMVESSRSVNNGHDDSEILRRHLLTNGLGVTPPMGWNSWNHFSCNIDEKMIKETADALVTTGLSKLGYNYVNIDDCWAEISRDSKGSLVPKKSTFPSGIKAVADYVHSKGLKLGIYSDAGYFTCSKTMPGSLGYEEHDAKTFAEWGIDYLKYDNCNSDGSKPTVRYPVMTRALMKSGRPIFHSLCEWGDMHPALWGSPVGNSWRTTNDIKDTWLSMISIADMNEVYAEHARPGGWNDPDMLEVGNGGMTKDEYIVHFSIWAISKAPLLLGCDIRNMTKETMEIVANKEVIAINQGT; encoded by the exons ATGTCGAGACGAGCAATGGTGATAAAGATGCCAATACTTATGATACTGATTTCATCAATGGTGATGACGATGGTCGAGTCTTCGAGATCAGTTAATAATGGTCATGACGATTCTGAGATCTTACGAAGACACTTGCTCACTAATGGCCTCGGAGTCACTCCTCCCATGGG GTGGAATAGCTGGAACCATTTTAGCTGCAACATAGATgaaaaaatgatcaaagaaactG CTGATGCTTTGGTTACCACTGGCCTCTCTAAGCTTGGCTACAACTATGTTAACATCG ATGATTGCTGGGCTGAAATTTCTCGTGACAGCAAG GGAAGTCTGGTGCCAAAGAAGTCAACTTTCCCTTCTGGAATTAAAGCGGTTGCGGATTATGTTCACAGTAAAGGCCTTAAGCTTGGGATTTACTCAGATGCCGG gtATTTCACTTGCAGTAAAACCATGCCAGGTTCTTTAGGCTACGAGGAGCATGATGCCAAGACATTTGCAGAATGG GGAATTGATTACTTGAAGTATGACAACTGCAACAGCGATGGCTCTAAACCTACTGTCAG GTATCCAGTGATGACTCGAGCTCTGATGAAATCTGGCCGCCCCATCTTTCACTCATTGTGTGAATG GGGAGATATGCATCCAGCTCTATGGGGATCTCCAGTAGGCAACAGTTGGAGAACCACTAATGACATTAAAGATACTTGGCTTAG TATGATCTCAATAGCAGACATGAATGAAGTCTACGCTGAGCATGCAAGACCTGGTGGCTGGAACG ACCCGGATATGCTTGAAGTGGGAAATGGAGGGATGACAAAAGACGAGTACATAGTCCATTTCAGCATATGGGCAATCTCAAAG GCTCCTCTTCTACTTGGTTGTGACATAAGAAACATGACCAAAGAAACAATGGAGATTGTCGCCAACAAGGAAGTCATTGCTATTAATCAAGGTACTTGA